A genome region from Baekduia alba includes the following:
- the hrcA gene encoding heat-inducible transcriptional repressor HrcA, whose translation MLSPRQELLMRKVVEAYTATGVPVGSKTLAADPEIEAGSSTIRNELSMLEEHGLLAHPHTSAGRVPTDAGHRWYVDQLSRGASLVPAAKPLGLQLIRREVDEAMRVTSETLSQVTNLLAIVSAPPIDTATIRHVEVLLLQPQVLMVVVITSTGGVTKRVFTFDRPVDSGLATWAGSFLDERLTGVGLGARMLHLRLSDSSLTTTERTFLEQLTPVFTDLAETAEDTLYVDGTARLIGEHRVQDLAQINDLMSMLERRATLLVLLRAALQEPDVLVRIGSENQTPALQSLAVVGAGYGLPARKLGTVSVIGPVRMDYARAIRSVREAAFELSRYIEDVYGS comes from the coding sequence GTGCTCTCGCCCCGCCAAGAGCTGCTCATGCGCAAGGTCGTCGAGGCGTACACCGCCACCGGCGTGCCCGTGGGCTCCAAGACCCTCGCTGCCGACCCCGAGATCGAGGCCGGGTCCTCGACGATCCGCAATGAGCTGTCGATGCTCGAGGAGCACGGGCTGCTCGCGCATCCGCACACCAGCGCGGGGCGCGTCCCGACCGACGCCGGCCACCGCTGGTACGTCGACCAGCTCAGCCGCGGCGCCTCGCTGGTCCCCGCCGCCAAGCCGCTCGGGCTCCAGCTCATCCGCCGCGAGGTCGACGAGGCGATGCGCGTCACGTCCGAGACGCTGTCGCAGGTCACCAACCTGCTGGCGATCGTCTCCGCGCCGCCGATCGACACCGCCACGATCCGCCACGTCGAGGTCCTGCTGCTGCAGCCGCAGGTCCTGATGGTCGTCGTGATCACCTCGACCGGCGGCGTCACCAAGCGCGTCTTCACCTTCGACCGGCCGGTCGACTCCGGCCTCGCCACGTGGGCCGGATCGTTCCTGGACGAGCGCCTGACCGGCGTCGGCCTCGGCGCGCGCATGCTGCACCTGCGCCTGTCGGACTCGTCGCTGACGACGACCGAGCGCACCTTCCTGGAGCAGCTCACACCGGTCTTCACCGACTTGGCCGAGACCGCCGAGGACACGTTGTACGTCGACGGCACCGCGCGCCTGATCGGCGAGCACCGCGTCCAGGACCTGGCCCAGATCAACGACCTGATGTCCATGCTGGAGCGCCGCGCCACGCTGCTCGTCCTCCTGCGCGCCGCGCTCCAGGAGCCCGACGTGCTCGTGCGCATCGGGTCCGAGAACCAGACCCCGGCGCTGCAGTCGCTCGCGGTCGTCGGCGCCGGCTACGGCCTGCCCGCCCGCAAGCTCGGCACCGTGTCGGTCATCGGCCCCGTCCGCATGGACTACGCCCGCGCGATCCGCTCCGTGCGCGAGGCCGCCTTCGAACTCTCCCGATACATCGAGGACGTTTACGGATCTTGA
- a CDS encoding NAD(P)/FAD-dependent oxidoreductase, whose amino-acid sequence MAWHVVIAGGGFGGFYAARALEKALPPQAARITLVNDVNFMLYTPLLPGAAAGTLEPRHVVVPLREELKRTHLRLGTVLRAQPESNTLRVRTLKGTEESLSYDHLIVALGSVSRTLPIPGLAEHGIGFKSLPEAIELRNHVLRTLEVAETLEDPEERKMWLTYVFVGAGYAGLEGLAELQDFAADVIDLYPRCRTQGMRWILVEARDRIMPEIPAPLADFATRELRGRGIAIRTGTTLNQVTDDDVTLEGGEVVPTKTLVWTAGVKPHPVIARLGLPLDEQGRIEVDRTLRVNGHDNVWALGDAAAVPDPAKKGKSATPPTAQHALRQGKRAGRNVAAAIGSGKVKPFTFKTKGVFVDMGQGQAVATTLGIRWRGVPAWWLARSYHLAALPGNKRKLRLLIDWNIQLLFGRDASELGGLGRAPGLGVDPTGGGTPAASANGAAADAPATTGTTEPVAPS is encoded by the coding sequence ATGGCTTGGCATGTCGTCATCGCAGGTGGTGGGTTCGGAGGCTTCTACGCCGCGCGAGCGCTGGAGAAGGCGTTGCCGCCCCAGGCGGCGCGGATCACGCTCGTCAACGACGTCAACTTCATGCTCTACACGCCGCTGCTGCCCGGGGCGGCGGCCGGCACGCTGGAGCCGCGGCACGTCGTGGTCCCGCTGCGCGAGGAGCTCAAGCGCACGCACCTGCGGCTCGGCACGGTCCTCCGCGCGCAGCCGGAGTCCAACACGCTCCGGGTGCGCACGCTCAAGGGCACCGAGGAGAGCCTCAGCTACGACCACCTGATCGTCGCGCTGGGCAGCGTCAGCCGCACGCTGCCGATCCCCGGCCTGGCCGAGCACGGCATCGGCTTCAAGTCGCTGCCCGAGGCGATCGAGCTGCGCAACCACGTCCTGCGGACGCTCGAGGTCGCCGAGACGCTCGAGGACCCCGAAGAGCGCAAGATGTGGTTGACCTACGTCTTCGTCGGCGCCGGCTACGCCGGCCTCGAGGGCCTGGCCGAGCTGCAGGACTTCGCGGCCGACGTCATCGACCTGTACCCGCGCTGCCGCACGCAGGGCATGCGCTGGATCCTGGTCGAGGCGCGCGACCGCATCATGCCCGAGATCCCGGCGCCGCTGGCCGACTTCGCCACGCGCGAGCTGCGCGGGCGCGGCATCGCGATCCGGACCGGGACGACGCTCAACCAGGTCACCGACGACGACGTGACGCTCGAGGGCGGCGAGGTCGTCCCGACCAAGACGCTGGTCTGGACCGCCGGCGTCAAGCCGCACCCGGTGATCGCGCGGCTCGGGCTGCCGCTCGACGAGCAGGGCCGGATCGAGGTCGACCGCACGCTGCGCGTCAACGGCCACGACAACGTCTGGGCGCTCGGCGACGCCGCGGCCGTCCCGGACCCGGCCAAGAAGGGCAAGAGCGCCACGCCGCCGACCGCGCAGCACGCGCTGCGCCAGGGCAAGCGGGCGGGCCGCAACGTCGCCGCGGCGATCGGCTCCGGCAAGGTCAAGCCGTTCACGTTCAAGACCAAGGGCGTGTTCGTCGACATGGGCCAGGGCCAGGCCGTCGCGACGACGCTGGGCATCCGCTGGCGCGGCGTCCCGGCGTGGTGGCTGGCGCGCAGCTACCACCTGGCCGCGCTGCCGGGCAACAAGCGCAAGCTGCGCCTCCTGATCGACTGGAACATCCAGCTGCTCTTCGGCCGCGACGCGTCCGAGCTGGGCGGGCTGGGCCGGGCGCCCGGGCTGGGCGTCGACCCGACCGGCGGCGGGACGCCGGCGGCCTCGGCCAACGGCGCGGCCGCGGACGCGCCCGCGACGACCGGGACTACAGAACCCGTCGCGCCCAGCTGA
- a CDS encoding type IV toxin-antitoxin system AbiEi family antitoxin domain-containing protein, translating to MPSHGPRLPRLGGRVLGPGRLYAHMRGTDDPDRRIGALAARQHGALERSQLRALGLSDKNIDYRIAIGRLVRLYRGVFAVGHPRLTREGRWMAAVLASGPRAVLSHGDAAAHWELAAARGVLIHASTPLRSGRRPDPGRIRLHRVGTLAADEVTRHDEIPVTTPARTLLDLASVLRPRALEDAIAQADRLDLFDLSAVRRVLGAHRRAHGAPVLRTALDRLGGAEVADTRSRLEVALLQLCDDHGLPTPIANPMIAGVLVDFHWPGTDLVVETDGFTYHRMPTAFENDRDRDQVLLLAGYRVARFTYNQVTRQRHRTAQRLRALLLASRSLGPR from the coding sequence ATGCCAAGCCATGGTCCGAGGCTACCGAGGCTTGGGGGGCGAGTTCTGGGCCCGGGTCGCCTATACGCCCATATGAGGGGAACAGACGACCCGGATCGACGCATCGGCGCCTTGGCGGCCCGCCAGCACGGCGCGCTCGAGCGCTCGCAGCTGCGCGCGCTCGGCCTGAGCGACAAGAACATCGACTACCGCATCGCGATCGGGCGCCTCGTGAGGCTCTACCGGGGCGTGTTCGCGGTCGGGCATCCGCGGCTGACGCGCGAAGGCCGGTGGATGGCCGCCGTCTTGGCCAGCGGGCCGCGCGCGGTCCTGAGCCACGGCGACGCGGCCGCGCATTGGGAGCTCGCGGCCGCGCGCGGCGTGCTCATCCACGCCAGCACGCCGTTGCGCTCCGGACGCCGTCCCGATCCGGGGCGCATCCGGCTCCATCGCGTCGGCACGCTGGCCGCCGACGAGGTCACGCGGCACGACGAGATTCCCGTGACGACGCCGGCTCGGACCCTGCTCGACCTCGCCTCGGTGCTCCGGCCGCGCGCGCTCGAAGACGCCATCGCGCAGGCCGACCGCCTCGACCTGTTCGACCTCAGCGCCGTCCGCCGGGTGCTCGGCGCGCATCGGCGCGCGCATGGGGCGCCGGTGCTGCGAACCGCGCTCGACCGCCTGGGCGGAGCGGAGGTCGCGGACACGCGCAGCCGCCTGGAGGTCGCGCTGCTGCAGCTGTGCGACGACCACGGACTGCCGACGCCGATCGCGAACCCGATGATCGCCGGCGTGTTGGTGGACTTCCACTGGCCGGGTACCGACCTCGTCGTCGAGACCGACGGCTTCACCTATCACCGGATGCCGACCGCCTTCGAGAACGACCGCGATCGCGATCAGGTGCTCCTGCTCGCCGGCTACCGCGTCGCGCGGTTCACGTACAACCAGGTCACGCGCCAACGCCATCGCACCGCGCAACGCCTCCGCGCCCTCCTGCTCGCTTCCAGGTCGCTGGGTCCCCGATAG
- a CDS encoding C40 family peptidase: MPLRRPFLLLLLAALAVAAGIVLPATSARAAARGSWNLSEQRAVRLAGVMHDLDDQAFHGERAVAGAQLPDALAAFAARLGVDPVKAPSSAVSVTTFDRLLVAQLGASDVAAAVQHEAWHAGLNPPAAFGTEVVARALGLRDNHPFPHEELELYPTDAITRAEAAHSFAVALKWQGTAADVARAQFAQFQLPTYTAAQKQVLRVAVAKIGMPYIWGGETDGAGAWLGGQEHGGYDCSGFVWRVFKLSGFAWGREIHGRTAATQAGEIPKARRIRLDDVQPADLVFFGPGRFWQKATERRIVHEGIALSPDWMIHASAQGVYVSQLRLDPWRAGRFSWARRVL; the protein is encoded by the coding sequence ATGCCCCTCCGCCGCCCGTTCCTCCTGCTCCTGCTCGCCGCGCTGGCCGTCGCGGCAGGGATCGTCCTCCCCGCGACCAGCGCCCGTGCCGCGGCGCGCGGCTCGTGGAACCTGTCCGAGCAGCGCGCCGTCCGCCTCGCCGGCGTCATGCACGACCTCGACGACCAGGCCTTCCACGGCGAGCGCGCGGTCGCCGGCGCGCAGCTGCCCGACGCGCTCGCGGCGTTCGCCGCGCGCCTGGGCGTCGACCCCGTCAAGGCGCCGTCCAGCGCCGTCTCGGTCACCACGTTCGACCGGCTGCTCGTCGCCCAGCTCGGCGCCTCCGACGTCGCTGCCGCCGTCCAGCACGAGGCGTGGCATGCCGGCCTGAACCCGCCGGCCGCGTTCGGGACCGAGGTCGTCGCCCGCGCGCTCGGCCTGCGCGACAACCACCCGTTCCCGCACGAGGAGCTCGAGCTCTACCCCACCGACGCGATCACCCGCGCCGAGGCGGCGCACTCCTTCGCGGTCGCGCTGAAGTGGCAGGGCACCGCCGCCGACGTGGCCCGTGCGCAGTTCGCGCAGTTCCAGCTGCCGACCTACACCGCCGCCCAGAAGCAGGTGCTGCGCGTCGCGGTCGCCAAGATCGGCATGCCCTACATCTGGGGCGGCGAGACCGACGGCGCCGGGGCGTGGCTCGGCGGCCAGGAGCACGGCGGCTACGACTGCAGCGGCTTCGTCTGGCGGGTGTTCAAGCTGTCGGGCTTCGCGTGGGGCCGGGAGATCCACGGCCGCACGGCGGCGACGCAGGCGGGCGAGATCCCCAAGGCGCGGCGGATCCGCCTCGACGACGTCCAGCCCGCCGACCTCGTGTTCTTCGGCCCCGGCCGCTTCTGGCAGAAGGCGACCGAGCGCCGCATCGTCCACGAGGGCATCGCGCTCAGCCCGGACTGGATGATCCACGCGTCGGCGCAGGGCGTGTACGTGTCGCAGCTGCGCCTGGACCCGTGGCGCGCCGGCCGGTTCAGCTGGGCGCGACGGGTTCTGTAG
- a CDS encoding J domain-containing protein, translating into MSSTMPSDPYELLGVARDADDTTIKKAFRKLARELHPDVNSHDPDAEEKFKAAAEAYEILNDSERRATYDRYGHEGLRTGGQAPNFDGFGSISDLFDAFFGGSFGGAFGGGARTGPRQGEDVAVAVDIDLSQAYRGAKVDVNFEAIDRCEHCHGNGAEPGTPIATCDKCGGNGILQAVTRSPFGQVVRQVACDKCGGEGKIPETPCETCDGRGLVVGHRHLEVDVPAGIADGQRIRLSGRGHAGEHGGPPGDLYVVVQVALGDSWLRDDDDLVTVSDIPAPLAALGTTLTIEHPDGDVSVEVPAGTQPGAVLTIKAKGMPMLRRQGRFGDLRVVANVVIPRRLTPQQRTMLESFSETVTPEQLRADDDSMVGKLRRLFQR; encoded by the coding sequence TTGAGCTCCACCATGCCCAGCGACCCCTACGAGTTGCTCGGGGTCGCCCGCGACGCCGACGACACCACCATCAAGAAGGCGTTCCGGAAGCTCGCCCGCGAGCTGCACCCGGACGTCAACAGCCACGACCCCGACGCCGAGGAGAAGTTCAAGGCCGCGGCCGAGGCCTACGAGATCCTCAACGACTCGGAACGGCGGGCGACCTATGACCGCTACGGCCACGAGGGCCTGCGCACCGGCGGCCAGGCGCCGAACTTCGACGGCTTCGGCTCGATCAGCGACCTGTTCGACGCGTTCTTCGGCGGGTCGTTCGGCGGCGCCTTCGGCGGCGGCGCGCGCACCGGCCCGCGCCAGGGCGAGGACGTCGCCGTCGCGGTCGACATCGACCTGAGCCAGGCTTACCGCGGCGCCAAGGTCGACGTGAACTTCGAGGCGATCGATCGCTGCGAGCACTGCCACGGCAACGGCGCCGAGCCCGGCACGCCGATCGCGACGTGCGACAAGTGCGGCGGCAACGGGATCCTGCAGGCGGTGACGCGCTCGCCGTTCGGGCAGGTCGTCCGCCAGGTCGCCTGCGACAAGTGCGGCGGCGAGGGCAAGATCCCGGAGACGCCGTGCGAGACCTGCGACGGCCGCGGGCTCGTCGTCGGCCACCGCCACCTCGAGGTCGACGTCCCCGCCGGCATCGCCGACGGGCAGCGCATCCGCCTCAGCGGCCGCGGCCACGCCGGTGAGCACGGCGGACCGCCCGGCGACCTCTACGTCGTCGTCCAGGTCGCGCTCGGCGACAGCTGGCTGCGCGACGACGACGACCTCGTCACGGTGTCCGACATCCCGGCGCCGCTGGCCGCGCTGGGCACGACGCTGACGATCGAGCATCCCGACGGCGACGTCAGCGTCGAGGTCCCGGCCGGCACGCAGCCGGGCGCCGTGCTGACGATCAAGGCCAAGGGGATGCCGATGCTGCGCCGTCAAGGTCGCTTCGGCGACCTGCGCGTCGTCGCCAACGTCGTGATCCCGCGTCGGCTGACGCCGCAGCAGCGAACCATGTTGGAGTCCTTCTCCGAGACCGTGACACCCGAGCAGCTGCGCGCCGACGACGACTCGATGGTCGGCAAGCTGCGCCGCCTGTTCCAGCGGTGA
- a CDS encoding GatB/YqeY domain-containing protein: MSSIADSVKQDLTTAMKAGEKTRVGALRLVLSELQKAAKDGNDDEQAILRRERKRRLESAAAFRDAGRVELAEGEESEAAVIQTYLPAELGDDELRQIVAAAIAESGASSPKDMGGVMKLAMEKAGGRADGKRVSALAREALA; the protein is encoded by the coding sequence ATGAGCAGCATCGCCGACAGCGTCAAGCAGGATCTCACGACCGCGATGAAGGCCGGTGAGAAGACGCGCGTCGGCGCGTTGCGCCTCGTGCTGTCCGAGCTGCAGAAGGCGGCCAAGGACGGCAACGACGACGAGCAGGCGATCCTGCGCCGCGAGCGCAAGCGCCGGCTGGAGTCCGCCGCGGCGTTCCGCGACGCGGGCCGCGTCGAGCTCGCCGAGGGCGAGGAGTCCGAGGCCGCCGTCATCCAGACCTACCTCCCGGCCGAGCTGGGCGACGACGAGCTGCGCCAGATCGTGGCCGCCGCGATCGCCGAGTCGGGCGCCTCGTCGCCGAAGGACATGGGCGGCGTGATGAAGCTCGCGATGGAGAAGGCCGGCGGCCGTGCCGACGGCAAGCGGGTGAGCGCCCTGGCACGGGAGGCGCTGGCATGA
- a CDS encoding PhoH family protein, producing MSARRQLELSNEVAAALSGPHDAVLRQLEEHVDCELFLRGNLITLEGDAEAVANAAVVVRELAELIEGGHQITPGTLEAVTSALDQHESPAKVLEDVVWRHRSAKVAPKSVNQKRYVDSIRANTVTFGIGPAGTGKTFLAVAMAAAALARKEVNRIILTRPAVEAGERLGFLPGDLMAKIDPYLRPLFDALNDMLDPEKVAGFLEKGVIEVAPLAFMRGRTLNDSFVILDEAQNTTPEQMKMFLTRLGFGSKMVITGDITQVDLPRNEKSGLIVIGDILEEVEGVEFVRFGGGDVVRHRLVQRIVEAYDAHDQAAAPELHSAAERKRA from the coding sequence GTGAGCGCCCGGCGCCAGCTGGAGCTGAGCAACGAGGTCGCGGCCGCGCTGAGCGGTCCGCACGACGCGGTCCTGCGCCAGCTCGAAGAGCACGTCGACTGCGAGCTGTTCCTGCGCGGCAACCTGATCACGCTCGAAGGCGACGCGGAGGCGGTGGCCAACGCGGCCGTGGTCGTGCGCGAGCTCGCCGAGCTGATCGAGGGCGGCCACCAGATCACGCCCGGGACGCTGGAGGCCGTGACGAGCGCGCTGGACCAGCACGAGTCGCCGGCAAAGGTGCTGGAGGACGTCGTCTGGCGCCACCGCTCCGCGAAGGTCGCGCCGAAGTCGGTCAACCAGAAGCGCTACGTGGACTCGATCCGCGCCAACACCGTGACGTTCGGCATCGGCCCGGCCGGCACCGGCAAGACGTTCCTCGCCGTCGCGATGGCCGCCGCCGCGCTGGCGCGCAAGGAAGTCAACCGCATCATCTTGACCCGGCCGGCGGTCGAGGCCGGCGAGCGCCTGGGCTTCCTGCCCGGCGACCTGATGGCCAAGATCGACCCGTACCTGCGCCCGCTCTTCGACGCGTTGAACGACATGTTGGATCCCGAGAAGGTCGCGGGCTTCCTGGAGAAGGGCGTGATCGAGGTCGCGCCGCTGGCGTTCATGCGCGGGCGGACGCTCAACGACTCGTTCGTGATCCTCGACGAGGCGCAGAACACGACGCCCGAGCAGATGAAGATGTTCCTGACCCGCTTGGGCTTCGGGTCCAAGATGGTCATCACGGGCGACATCACGCAGGTCGACCTCCCGCGCAACGAGAAGTCGGGCCTGATCGTGATCGGCGACATCCTGGAAGAGGTCGAGGGCGTGGAGTTCGTGCGCTTCGGCGGGGGCGACGTCGTGCGCCACCGCCTCGTGCAGCGGATCGTCGAGGCCTACGACGCGCACGACCAGGCGGCCGCGCCCGAGCTGCACAGCGCCGCCGAGCGTAAGCGGGCGTAG
- the ybeY gene encoding rRNA maturation RNase YbeY, with protein sequence MSLEVEVLDAELAAGRDDVPQEADIARLVALAVATAGVYDGHVAIAFVDAERIAELNAEWRGKEGPTDVLSFPIDEADLDVVGPRELGDVVICPPHTENIREAIVHGALHLVGMDHEVDDGEMLAVQGEILSW encoded by the coding sequence ATGTCGCTGGAGGTCGAGGTGCTCGACGCCGAGCTCGCCGCTGGGCGCGACGACGTGCCGCAGGAAGCCGACATCGCCCGGCTCGTGGCGCTCGCCGTCGCGACGGCCGGCGTCTACGACGGCCACGTGGCGATCGCGTTCGTCGATGCTGAGCGGATCGCCGAGCTCAACGCGGAGTGGCGCGGCAAGGAGGGCCCGACCGACGTGCTGTCGTTCCCGATCGACGAGGCCGACCTGGACGTCGTCGGCCCGCGCGAGCTGGGCGACGTCGTCATCTGCCCACCGCACACCGAGAACATCCGCGAGGCCATCGTCCACGGGGCGCTGCACCTCGTCGGGATGGACCATGAGGTCGACGACGGTGAGATGCTGGCCGTCCAGGGGGAGATCCTGTCGTGGTGA
- a CDS encoding 50S ribosomal protein L11 methyltransferase produces MIRLGVRVRREDADVVLAELLALAPSGVEETDLEDGKVIEYAVYGAPGELPDLPDVEAAVGGALVEVVTTEVADDWADRWRAFHQPIEIAGRLYVRPPWEPARTDLMDLVIDPGQAFGTGAHHTTRLCLELLAQEDVPSPAGVMDLGCGSGVLAIAAAKLGWGPVAGVDHELESVRATADNAVANGVDVSVERFDLIRGGPAPTAPLVLANLLRPLLLCVARAGFQDGAAPELLIASGLLAREADEIADAFARHGLRETDRRQSAEWAALVLRRTV; encoded by the coding sequence ATGATTAGGCTCGGGGTCCGCGTCCGGCGCGAGGACGCCGACGTGGTCCTGGCCGAGTTGTTGGCCTTGGCGCCGAGCGGGGTGGAGGAGACCGACCTCGAGGATGGCAAGGTCATCGAGTACGCCGTCTACGGCGCGCCCGGCGAGCTGCCGGACCTGCCCGACGTGGAGGCCGCGGTCGGCGGCGCCCTGGTCGAGGTCGTCACGACCGAGGTCGCCGACGACTGGGCCGATCGCTGGCGCGCGTTCCACCAGCCGATCGAGATCGCGGGCCGGCTGTACGTGCGGCCGCCGTGGGAGCCGGCGCGGACCGACCTGATGGACTTGGTCATCGACCCGGGCCAGGCGTTCGGGACCGGCGCGCACCACACGACGCGGCTGTGCCTGGAGCTGCTGGCGCAGGAGGACGTCCCGAGCCCCGCCGGCGTCATGGACCTCGGCTGCGGCTCCGGCGTCCTGGCGATCGCCGCGGCCAAGCTCGGCTGGGGGCCGGTCGCCGGCGTCGACCACGAGCTGGAGTCGGTCCGGGCGACGGCGGACAACGCGGTCGCCAACGGCGTCGACGTCAGCGTCGAGCGCTTCGACCTCATCCGCGGCGGCCCGGCGCCGACCGCGCCGCTCGTCCTGGCCAACCTGCTGCGCCCGCTGCTGCTCTGCGTCGCGCGGGCCGGGTTCCAGGACGGCGCGGCCCCGGAGCTCTTGATCGCGTCCGGCCTGCTCGCGCGCGAGGCCGACGAGATCGCCGATGCCTTCGCGCGCCACGGCCTGCGCGAGACCGACCGGCGCCAGTCGGCGGAGTGGGCCGCGCTGGTCCTGCGGCGCACCGTCTAG
- a CDS encoding methyl-accepting chemotaxis protein, with amino-acid sequence MRLVRVLDPLGMLLARMRVSRQLALLGVVLLVPAVLAGRAYHAAQQTQIDFSAQERVGVAALGPANDLVVAAVRARGAAVDAALRHTLPPAPALAQLRAAVAANERVDRRAGAALGARATWARTRKTILATLDFGAGTSAADALDAYSEAVDAAVGWVTEVGNASNLILDPDLDSYYVMDALVTKAPAVAAAAGLGADRQLALSELPGGGTLSDHIELASHAGAVSTNLEALLVGLKTSYDATEDTTLKARVAGPADGMGAAARQLGVDLARAARTTEVSEGDMVSPAAAVSAVAAFEHAATPALDRLIGARVDRFQAAERSVLVGGALALLVALLLFAALWRSLVRALRRLTVVARAAAEGDLSKDAHLRRRDELGELGRAFVAMGAHQREQVAVAERVAGGDLTTTIVPASDRDALGLALRDMTAGLTEVVERLATTSGRLSASAGGLAEGSEQTGRAMDEIARATEDVAVGAERQVRAVAATSQAAEAMSQAATAGVSGARAASAAAQDAQETARRGSAVVAQATGAMAEMGAASARVAAAVERLAVKSDRVTGIVETIGEIAAQTNLLALNAAIEAARAGDEGRGFAVVAEEVRRLAEQTAAAAGQVGTLVGEIQGDTEAATSEARTGRERTTAGADRIVHAQEAFAAIDRSMAELAERIGVVSARNDEVAAGAARAQAEVAQVAEIAERTSSATEQVSSTAQETTASGQEIATAAAGLASIAAELDELVGRFTVARA; translated from the coding sequence ATGAGGCTGGTCAGGGTCCTCGACCCGCTCGGCATGCTGCTCGCCCGCATGCGCGTCTCCCGGCAGCTCGCGCTGCTCGGCGTCGTGCTGCTCGTCCCGGCCGTGCTCGCGGGCCGCGCCTACCACGCCGCGCAGCAGACGCAGATCGACTTCAGCGCGCAGGAGCGGGTCGGCGTCGCGGCCCTCGGCCCGGCCAACGACCTCGTCGTCGCCGCCGTGCGCGCTCGCGGCGCCGCGGTCGACGCCGCGCTGCGCCACACGCTCCCGCCCGCGCCGGCGCTGGCGCAGCTCCGTGCCGCCGTCGCGGCCAACGAGCGGGTCGACCGGCGGGCCGGCGCCGCGCTCGGTGCCCGCGCTACGTGGGCCCGCACGCGCAAGACGATCCTCGCGACGCTGGACTTCGGCGCCGGCACGTCCGCCGCCGACGCGCTCGACGCGTACTCCGAGGCCGTCGACGCCGCCGTCGGCTGGGTGACCGAGGTGGGCAACGCCTCCAACCTGATCCTCGACCCCGACCTCGACTCCTACTACGTGATGGACGCCCTGGTCACCAAGGCGCCGGCCGTCGCGGCCGCCGCCGGCCTGGGCGCCGACCGTCAGCTGGCGCTCTCCGAGCTGCCGGGCGGCGGGACGCTGAGCGACCACATCGAGCTGGCGTCGCACGCCGGCGCGGTCAGCACCAACCTGGAGGCCCTGCTCGTCGGCCTGAAGACGAGCTACGACGCCACCGAGGACACCACCTTGAAGGCGAGGGTGGCCGGGCCCGCCGACGGGATGGGCGCCGCCGCGCGCCAGCTCGGCGTCGACCTGGCGCGGGCCGCGCGCACGACCGAGGTCAGCGAGGGCGACATGGTGTCCCCGGCGGCCGCGGTCTCCGCCGTCGCCGCCTTCGAGCACGCCGCGACCCCGGCGCTGGATCGCCTGATCGGCGCGCGGGTCGACCGCTTCCAGGCCGCCGAGCGCTCGGTCCTCGTCGGGGGCGCGCTGGCGTTGTTGGTGGCCCTGCTCCTCTTCGCCGCGCTGTGGCGCTCGCTGGTCCGCGCGCTGCGCCGGCTGACGGTCGTCGCGCGCGCCGCCGCCGAAGGCGACCTGTCCAAGGACGCGCACCTGCGCCGCCGCGACGAGCTCGGCGAGCTCGGCCGCGCGTTCGTCGCGATGGGCGCCCACCAGCGCGAGCAGGTCGCGGTGGCCGAGCGCGTCGCCGGCGGCGACCTGACGACGACCATCGTCCCGGCCTCCGACCGCGACGCGCTGGGCCTCGCGCTGCGCGACATGACCGCGGGGCTGACCGAGGTCGTGGAGCGCCTGGCGACCACGTCGGGTCGGTTGAGCGCGAGCGCCGGCGGCTTGGCCGAGGGCTCCGAGCAGACCGGCCGCGCGATGGACGAGATCGCCCGCGCGACCGAGGACGTGGCGGTCGGCGCCGAGCGCCAGGTCCGCGCGGTCGCCGCGACGAGCCAGGCGGCCGAGGCGATGAGCCAGGCCGCGACCGCCGGCGTGTCCGGCGCGCGCGCGGCGTCGGCGGCCGCCCAGGACGCGCAGGAGACCGCGCGCCGGGGCTCCGCCGTCGTCGCCCAGGCGACCGGCGCGATGGCCGAGATGGGCGCGGCGTCGGCGCGCGTCGCCGCCGCCGTCGAGCGCCTGGCGGTCAAGTCCGACCGCGTGACCGGCATCGTCGAGACGATCGGCGAGATCGCCGCCCAGACCAACCTGCTGGCTCTCAACGCGGCGATCGAGGCGGCCCGCGCCGGCGACGAGGGCCGCGGCTTCGCCGTCGTCGCCGAGGAGGTCCGCCGCCTGGCCGAGCAGACCGCGGCCGCCGCCGGCCAGGTCGGGACGCTCGTCGGCGAGATCCAGGGCGACACCGAGGCCGCGACCAGCGAGGCGCGCACCGGCCGCGAGCGCACGACCGCCGGCGCCGACCGCATCGTCCACGCCCAGGAGGCCTTCGCGGCGATCGACCGCTCGATGGCCGAGCTCGCGGAGCGGATCGGGGTCGTCTCCGCGCGCAACGACGAGGTCGCCGCGGGCGCTGCCCGCGCGCAGGCCGAGGTCGCCCAGGTCGCCGAGATCGCCGAGCGGACGTCCTCGGCGACCGAGCAGGTGTCCTCCACCGCACAGGAGACCACCGCCTCCGGCCAGGAGATCGCCACCGCCGCCGCGGGCCTGGCCTCGATCGCCGCCGAGCTCGACGAGCTGGTCGGCCGCTTCACCGTCGCTCGCGCCTAG